Proteins from a single region of Penaeus monodon isolate SGIC_2016 chromosome 12, NSTDA_Pmon_1, whole genome shotgun sequence:
- the LOC119579602 gene encoding 52 kDa repressor of the inhibitor of the protein kinase-like, giving the protein MSNPCILCKTCKETHPDAVFHRFPRTKTRCQRWLNALQLDAIKDKTPRELYKSFRLCSNHFSPKNYLTGTHFPGLRENACPDQNLDPDNLPLPAEAAENITSENKPPSNLPKDSGVSSITMSI; this is encoded by the exons atgTCGAACCCTTGCATTCTGTGCAAGACGTGCAAAGAAACGCATCCTGATGCCGTTTTCCATCGCTTTCCGAGGACCAAGACGAG ATGTCAAAGATGGCTAAACGCACTGCAGCTTGATGCTATCAAAGACAAAACCCCGCGAGAGTTGTACAAGTCATTTCGACTGTGCAGCAATCATTTTTCACCAAAGAACTACCTGACTGGGACGCATTTCCCAGGATTAAGAGAAAATGCCTGCCCAGACCAAAATCTTG ATCCAGATAATTTACCACTCCCGGCTGAAGCTGCAGAGAATATAACATCTGAAAATAAACCCCCATCAAACTTGCCTAAGGATTCAG GTGTATCAAGCATTACTATGAGTATatga
- the LOC119579603 gene encoding 52 kDa repressor of the inhibitor of the protein kinase-like — protein sequence MSNPCILCKTCKETHPDAVFHRFPRTKTRCQRWLNALQLDAIKDKTPRELYKSFRLCSNHFSPKNYLTGTHFPGLRENACPDQNLDPDNLPLPAEAAENITSENKPPSNLPKDSGVSSITMSI from the exons ATGTCGAACCCTTGCATTCTGTGCAAGACGTGCAAAGAAACGCATCCTGATGCCGTTTTCCATCGCTTTCCGAGGACCAAGACGAG ATGTCAAAGATGGCTAAACGCACTGCAGCTTGATGCTATCAAAGACAAAACCCCGCGAGAGTTGTACAAGTCATTTCGACTGTGCAGCAATCATTTTTCACCAAAGAACTACCTGACTGGGACGCATTTCCCAGGATTAAGAGAAAATGCCTGCCCAGACCAAAATCTTG ATCCAGATAATTTACCACTCCCGGCTGAAGCTGCAGAGAATATAACATCTGAAAATAAACCCCCATCAAACTTGCCTAAGGATTCAG GTGTATCAAGCATTACTATGAGTATatga